One window of the Pelmatolapia mariae isolate MD_Pm_ZW linkage group LG15, Pm_UMD_F_2, whole genome shotgun sequence genome contains the following:
- the LOC134643299 gene encoding transmembrane protein 79-like, with product MSTSGLQATNRQNAKELDSMKESISDIINQLQDIDPARLSFSPFLDLDTQISLAPVSDSPESSVEELHSSSHSVSGSQRSLEPPPATDQPRSSAPCHQQSGVSLPEEPRAHRGEEGELDQTLSSPIITARNLDAATENCVGPPTPASQGDIPNGTDAPRWSPESTNLDCTVDEGRPLIGPPPESVELAVWSSEGRGETCMAAREASDRGRCRCCQCTCCQSSRVPAFFSVLASLLCASGILYALYFYVPIKPPDFPDVTSRIVFTLCCCVVATVPILLAMLMGAACQFCNGSFDLQESFPRRGAVQQLFVTTSLEQLLLYVLNLVVMAALLPQDQLKLVPILVIMFIFGRLVYWVALNTCVSWRGFGSGLSVFPLLAMVALNLFLVYMLHLREPLFGSQDVLYNQVTPSSWSSQSPSATPDILDAQ from the exons ATGAGCACCTCGGGGCTTCAGGCCACTAACCGGCAGAATGCGAAGGAGCTCGACAGCATGAAGGAATCCATCAGCGATATCATCAACCAGCTCCAGGACATCGACCCGGCCAGGCTCTCCTTTTCCCCCTTCCTGGATCTGGACACTCAGATCTCTTTGGCTCCGGTGTCAGACAGCCCCGAGTCGTCAGTGGAGGAGCTGCACTCGTCCTCCCACTCTGTCTCCGGCTCCCAGCGCTCGCTGGAACCGCCACCAGCGACGGATCAGCCAAGGA GCTCTGCTCCTTGCCACCAGCAGTCTGGCGTCAGCCTCCCAGAAGAGCCTCGAGCACATcgtggggaggagggggagctGGATCAAACTCTTTCCAGTCCTATCATCACGGCGCGCAATTTGGACGCCGCCACGGAAAACTGCGTCGGCCCTCCAACCCCGGCCTCTCAGGGAGACATTCCCAATGGCACAGACGCACCGAGATGGAGTCCAGAATCCACCAATCTGGACTGCACTGTGGACGAGGGTCGGCCTCTGATAGGGCCGCCGCCGGAGAGCGTGGAGCTGGCTGTGTGGAGCTCCGAGGGCCGGGGAGAGACTTGCATGGCTGCACGGGAGGCTTCGGATCGGGGGCGATGCCGCTGCTGCCAGTGCACATGCTGTCAGAGCAGCCGAGTCCCCGCTTTCTTCTCGGTGCTGGCCTCGCTTCTGTGTGCATCCGGGATCCTCTATGCGCTCTATTTCTACGTGCCCATCAAACCCCCTGACTTCCCTGACGTAACCAGCCGCATCGTTTTCACCTTGTGCTGCTGTGTGGTGGCCACTGTCCCCATCCTGCTCG CAATGCTCATGGGTGCAGCCTGCCAGTTCTGCAACGGCTCCTTCGATCTGCAGGAGTCGTTTCCCAGAAGAGGTGCGGTTCAGCAGCTTTTCGTCACCACGTCCCTGGAGCAGTTACTCCTCTATGTCCTGAACCTTGTTGTTATGGCTGCGTTACTGCCTCAAGACCAGCTGAAGTTGGTGCCTATCCTGGTCATAATGTTCATCTTTGGAAG GCTTGTTTACTGGGTCGCCCTGAACACGTGCGTCTCCTGGCGAGGCTTCGGCTCCGGCCTGAGCGTCTTCCCGCTCCTCGCCATGGTGGCTCTCAATCTGTTCCTTGTGTACATGCTCCATCTCAGAGAGCCACTTTTTGGCTCTCAGGACGTCCTCTATAATCAGGTCACCCCCTCTTCCTGGTCATCACAGAGCCCGAGTGCCACACCAGACATCCTGGACGCTCAGTGA